One Candidatus Woesearchaeota archaeon genomic window, AGCGTCCTTCATGGCCGCAACGAAACCTTCGTGCATGCGCGGGAAGTGGATGAGTCTTGGCGCGTGATTGACGCTGCACGGAGGCTTCCTGCTCGGATTCACCACTACAAGAAAGGCAGCTCGGGCCCGCTCGCTCTTCGGGTGTGGAAGCGAAGCAAGCAGGTGAGGTGGAAGATATGAACTCGAAAGGCAGTAGTTCTAGAAAGAAAAAGAGAGACGCGAGCCCGGCGGCTCCGAAGACGTTGACGAGGAGAAGCGGGCGCGTTGGATTCATTGGCATGGGCAGGATGGGCGGAAATATGGCGTTGAGCCTTCTTGAGAAGGGATGGCGGTTGGTCGTCTTTGATCGTGACGAGAAAAGCAAGGCCGGCATTGTCAAGGCAGGCGCGGCAGGTGCTAGTAGCGTGCCCGGCCTCGCTGCTGCGTTGAAGAAGCCCCGGGTCGTGTGGATTATGGTGCCTGCGGGCAAGCCCGTTGACAGCGTCATTGCTGAGCTCCTGCCTGTTTTGGAGCCGGGCGACCTCGTCATTGACGGAGGAAACTCTTTTTTTCAAGATTCGCAAAGAAGGGAGCGTTTGCTGAAGAGGCGTGGCGTGCACTTCCTCGATGTTGGAACGAGTGGCGGTGTTGACGGTGCTCGCCGCGGCGCGTGCATGATGATTGGAGGAGAGAAGCGCGCGTTTGAGCAAGTCGAGCTTCTCTTTCGCGACTTGTGTGTGAAGGACGGGTACGGCTTCGTAGGAGGGCCTGGTGCGGGGCACTTCATAAAAATGGTTCATAACGGAATTGAGTATGGCATGATGGCCGCTATTGCTGAGGGGCTTGAAGTAGTGAAGCAGGTTTCAGGCACGTTCCATATTGATTTAGGAGAGGTTGCCAAGGTGTACGCGCACGGGAGCATTATTGAGAGCAAGCTCATGACGTGGACGTTTGAGAGCATCAAGGAAGAAGGCTTTCTTGAGGGCATTGCTGGCTCGGTTCCGAAAGGCGAAACAGAGGACGAAATGGCTTTTTTGGAAAAAATGGGTGGCTTGACGGTGCTCGCCGCGGCGCGCAAGCTCCGGGTGGCTTCGAGAAAGAAGCCGTCTTTTGCTGGAAAGCTCATGGCAGCGATGCGTAACAAGTTTGGCGGGCATGCTGTGAAGAAAAAAAGATGATGAAGAAAAAAAAGAAAGACGTTTTTGAACATGGCAATGAATTTGGAGAATGTGAATGAAAAAAAGGCGAGTGGCGAGTACGACATCATCGTGATCGGTGCAGGCTCGGGCGGGCTCAACATTGCTGGTTTCATGAACCGTGCGGGCTTTCGCACATTGCTTATTGACAGGAGTGACGAGAACATTGGCGGGGATTGTTTGAACTTCGGATGCGTTCCGAGCAAAGCACTCCTGCACGTTGCGCGGTTGTGTAAAGCCGCGAGGGAGGCGAAGCGGTATGGCTTGTCCGTTTCCGGAAATGCCTCCTTGGCGAAGGCGATGGCGCACGTGAAGGCAAGTCAAGACACGATTAGGCAGCATGAGAATGCAGAGTATTTTCGCCGGCTCGGAATGGATGTTGTGCTCGGCTCGGCCCGCTTTGCAGGGAAGCGAAGCGTCGTGGTTGGTGGCAGGGTGTTTCGGGGGAGGAAGATTGTGCTCGCGACAGGGAGCAGGCCGCGGATGCTTTCCGTGCCCGGCCTGGAGACGGTTCCTCACTTCACGAACGAAACAATTTTCGGGCTCAAGCGCTTGCCGAGGCGTTTCCTCGTCGTAGGTGGCGGGCCCATTGGTGTCGAGCTTGGCCAGGCGTTTGCGCTGCTCGGCTCGGAGGTGACGATTCTTGAGCGTGGCGAGCAGTTCCTGCCCAAGGAGCGAGGCGACCTTACTGCCTTGCTGAGAAAACAATTGGAGAAAGACGGGGTGCGGGTGCTCTTCAACGCGTCGGTTGAGCGTTTCGTGCCGAAGAGGGGCGTGTTTGAAGCGCTCGTTCGCATAGGAGGACAGCAAAAGAAGAGCGCAACGTTGCACGTGCCCTTCGACGCGGTCTTGGTGAGTATTGGGCGCGAGCTCAACATTACCGGCCTCGACCTCCAAAAAGCAGGTATTGCACTTGATCCTTCAGGAAGAAAGCTTGTTGTTGACGAGTACCTTCGCACAACGAACAAAGACGTGTTTGTGTGCGGCGACGTGGCAGGCGGGTACTTGTTCACGCATGCCGCAGAGCTTCATGCACGGGTTATCCTCAGCAACATCTTCAAGCCGCGCCTGTTGTGGAGCAAGCTCTCCTACGATCATTTCGCGTGGGTGACGTACACGTCGCCCGAGATTGCAACCTTCGGACTCTCTGAAGACGCGCTTAAGAAGCGGGGCGTTTCGTTTAAGACGTTAGCAATGGATTTTTCGGATGACGACCGGTCCATCACGGACGAGGCGACGGAAGGGAAGCTCGTGATCTTTCTTGGAACGCGAGGGAGAAAGAAGGGGCGCATCCTTGGCGGCTCAATCGTCGCGCAGAACGCGGGGGAGCTGGCTCAAGAGCTCATCTTGGCTATGACGACGCGAACCCCGGTGAAAGCGCTCTTTGGCAAGACCTACCCGTACCCAACAGCCAGCAGGGTTAATCGGCAGGTCATCGCGAAAGATTTTGCCGGGAAGCTCACTCCGTTCGTGAAGCGCGTGCTTCACTTGTTGTACCGGTGAGGGCGTGCCAAAGCGTGTGCCGTGCAGGGTCCAGAAGCAAAGGAGGTGGCCGGCAAGGAGATCACCATGCGCGTGTCATACGATGAGGGCGTCATAAGGAGGGTGGACGTATGAAACGAGGAGTTATCGTTTACGAGGCAAGGACGAAAGAAGATCTTTGGAAGCGCGCAGCGAGGGAGCTCGCCTCATTCATAAGGGACACCGTCGACGAGCGGGGAACGTGCATTCTTGCTTTGTGCGGCGGGAGGAGTGCTCCTGGTGTCTTTACGTATTTGCGGTCGGAGGAAGGCGTGCCATGGAGAACGGTTCATATCTTCCTCGTTGACGAGCGCCTCGTCCCCTTACATCATAAAGAGAGCAACGCCCGCCTCTTGAACGAGCACCTCACAAGCCCGCTCGTGAACGAAGGCGTGCTTGACGATGCACAAGTGCACGTGTTTCGGCAAGAAAGCGGAGTGGAAGGGTATGCTCGCTCGCTTCAAGCACGTGGTGGGCGCTTCGACGTTGTCTTGCTCTCTGCGGGGGAAGACGGGCACGTCGCCGGCCTCTACCCGAATCATCACTCGGTTGAAGATGAGGCCGACTTCTTCATTACTATGCACGACAGCCCCAAGCCTCCCCGGGCGAGGATGAGTGCTTCTCGCAAGCTTTTAGAGCGCTCTGGAAGAGCAGTGGTGCTCTTCTCAGGAGTTGAGAAAAGGCGTGCTTTCAAGCGTTTTCAGGAAGAGCAGGTTCCGGTCAAGGAATGTCCTGCAAAGGTGGTGATGAAGGCGGGTGCGTGCTCCGTGTTCGTGACTGATGCAGGGTAGTGCTCGCAGGCAGACCCTGAGCGCTGAAGCATTGGGCAAACGGCTGTAGACCTGTTCTGAGGGGAAAAAGTTTTAAGGAGATGGAGTATTCTCCTTGGAGTGATGACGAAAAACGAAGGTGTTGAGAACCCTGCGGGCGTGTACGTATTCACGACGTCGTGCGGCCGGCGGGAAGTCACCGTGCCGGAGCAGGTGTTGCACGTTTTGGGGAGGGGCGTGCCGACGCTCGAGTGGCTCGTGACGCACGAGCGGCGAGTCGCGCACGACAGGGGAAGCTTGCGAGAGATTATGAGTCAGCTGCACAAGCGCTACCTTGACCATACGGCGTTTCCCGTCCGGGGCAGCCGCCTTTTATCAAAGGAGGGATCGGTCGTGCTCGATATTGACGCGCGGGAGAACGCGTTTTCCATTTTCAAATTCTTGCATTATGCCATGAGTAGGAAGCAAGATATTTACATTTCCTACTGCTCCGATGTGCATCGGTGAGTGAACGGCGCCCGCTTGAAAAAGAAAAAAGGGAGGGGCCGGGAGAAAAGGTTTTTTGAGGCTTTGAAGCGTTCTCCTTGGTAATGCTAGCCGGGCAGGCCCCACCTCACAGGTCTTCCTCGTTCACAAAGCTTATAAGTGAGTGTTGTGTGCCTTTGGCTTCTCGCCCTTTTGGCTGAAGCGGGTGTTTTTTTCAGAGAGGAAAAGGGTTGGAAAGGGCGATTTTGTTTGTTGCGAAGAAAAGGAGGCAGGCAGACCTATGAAACACATAGTTGTGAAGGGAGCGAGGGAGCATAATCTCAAAAACATTACTGTTACGCTACCCCGCAATTCATTCATCGTCGTGACTGGCTTGAGCGGGTCAGGGAAGTCGACGCTCGCGTTTGACACTATTTACGCTGAGGGCCAGCGCAGGTATGTTGAGTCGCTCTCTTCTTACGCACGCCAGTTCCTGGGATTAATGAGCAAGCCAGACGTGGACAGCATCGAGGGGCTCTCGCCTGCTATTAGTATTGATCAAAAGACAACGAGCAAGAATCCGCGTTCTACGGTCGGGACGGTGACGGAGATTTACGATCACTTGCGCCTTCTTTTTGCAAGGATTGGGACACCACACTGCCCGGAGCATGGCGTGCGTATCGAAGCGCAGTCGCCGGCAAAGATTGCCGAGAGGATCCGCAAAGAAATAGGAGGGGACGTGATCATTCTCGCCCCTCTCATTCGCCAAAAGAAAGGGACGTATGAGAAGGTCTTTGCCGACCTTGCCAGTGAGGGTTTTGTGCGTGCCAGGGTGAATGGGGCTATTGTGCGGACGAGCAACCCGCCCGTTCTCGAGCGCTACAAGAAGCACGACATTGACGTGGTGGTTGATCGATTAGATGTTGACGCTGATCCGTCACGTCTTGCCGAAGCTGTCGAGCTCGCCTTGCAAAAGGCAGAAGGCCTCCTTATCGTGCTGGACAAGAAGGGGAAGGAGCATTTGTTCAGCGCAAAGTTGGCGTGCCCCGTGTGCGGCCTCGCTTTTGAGGAGTTGCAGCCGAGGATGTTTTCCTTCAACTCCCCCTTCGGCGCGTGCGAGGCGTGCAGCGGGTTGGGCGTTAAAATGGAGTTTGACCCCGACCTTATCATTCCTGACAAGTCCTTGTGCATCGCAGAGGGGGCTGTGAAGGTGTACCGAAACGCTTTGGATGGGTGGAGGACGCAGTACCTCGCGGCTGTGGCAAAGCACTTCGGGTTTGACGTGCTAACACCCATTCGTGATTTAACGCCGCGCCAGTACAAAGCGCTTATGTTTGGCTCGGATGAGCGAATCCGTTTTCGCTTGCGTATGAAGAACGGAGAGGCG contains:
- the gnd gene encoding decarboxylating 6-phosphogluconate dehydrogenase, translating into MNSKGSSSRKKKRDASPAAPKTLTRRSGRVGFIGMGRMGGNMALSLLEKGWRLVVFDRDEKSKAGIVKAGAAGASSVPGLAAALKKPRVVWIMVPAGKPVDSVIAELLPVLEPGDLVIDGGNSFFQDSQRRERLLKRRGVHFLDVGTSGGVDGARRGACMMIGGEKRAFEQVELLFRDLCVKDGYGFVGGPGAGHFIKMVHNGIEYGMMAAIAEGLEVVKQVSGTFHIDLGEVAKVYAHGSIIESKLMTWTFESIKEEGFLEGIAGSVPKGETEDEMAFLEKMGGLTVLAAARKLRVASRKKPSFAGKLMAAMRNKFGGHAVKKKR
- a CDS encoding NAD(P)/FAD-dependent oxidoreductase; amino-acid sequence: MAMNLENVNEKKASGEYDIIVIGAGSGGLNIAGFMNRAGFRTLLIDRSDENIGGDCLNFGCVPSKALLHVARLCKAAREAKRYGLSVSGNASLAKAMAHVKASQDTIRQHENAEYFRRLGMDVVLGSARFAGKRSVVVGGRVFRGRKIVLATGSRPRMLSVPGLETVPHFTNETIFGLKRLPRRFLVVGGGPIGVELGQAFALLGSEVTILERGEQFLPKERGDLTALLRKQLEKDGVRVLFNASVERFVPKRGVFEALVRIGGQQKKSATLHVPFDAVLVSIGRELNITGLDLQKAGIALDPSGRKLVVDEYLRTTNKDVFVCGDVAGGYLFTHAAELHARVILSNIFKPRLLWSKLSYDHFAWVTYTSPEIATFGLSEDALKKRGVSFKTLAMDFSDDDRSITDEATEGKLVIFLGTRGRKKGRILGGSIVAQNAGELAQELILAMTTRTPVKALFGKTYPYPTASRVNRQVIAKDFAGKLTPFVKRVLHLLYR
- the pgl gene encoding 6-phosphogluconolactonase, whose protein sequence is MKRGVIVYEARTKEDLWKRAARELASFIRDTVDERGTCILALCGGRSAPGVFTYLRSEEGVPWRTVHIFLVDERLVPLHHKESNARLLNEHLTSPLVNEGVLDDAQVHVFRQESGVEGYARSLQARGGRFDVVLLSAGEDGHVAGLYPNHHSVEDEADFFITMHDSPKPPRARMSASRKLLERSGRAVVLFSGVEKRRAFKRFQEEQVPVKECPAKVVMKAGACSVFVTDAG